The Pan troglodytes isolate AG18354 chromosome 19, NHGRI_mPanTro3-v2.0_pri, whole genome shotgun sequence region GCATTTACAATCCCAAATAAAATCTCTCTTCCACTTCCCTTGCCCTAATTCAGATTCCAAATGCTCTGGTTCTGTATGTCTCAAACTCATTTTTGCATTGTTCTCATTTCCCAAGAGTAGTTGGGCTTAAGGAATATTCATCCTAAAATTCGTCTGAACCCAAGTAATTCTATGCCATTGTTTCCTCACCTGTTGGGGAGTTTTTGCCTCTGCACTTAATAGCCcatcttgttttcatttcttcccgCTCCTAGGGGGCTAGGTTTGGTGTTGCTGGTGATGGTTGGGGAGGAAGAAATGCCTTCAAGTCATCTCTGAGATGACCAATGAGCTGTGCCCAGCAAGCTGGGACCACTGAGCTGGTGGAATGGCCTTAGTGAGTAATAGACAGCAGTGATGTGTCAGCCTTTTTCTGGCCCAGGAACAGCCAAGCCTCTTATATTTCAGCGGCCTAGTTCCCAATAGACCTTGAAGGCCCTCCAGGTCTTCTTTCCACCTACCCCTTGCTCCATACCACCACCTTCCACCCCATAATATTATAGAATGACACCTAGTCAGACGAAATGATACAACTTAATTTTATTAGGACAAGGCTGGTGGGCACTGGAGTGGCACCTTCCGGGGCCAGGAGAGGCACTGGGGAGGGGTCACAGGATGCTACTCGGGCCCCTAGAAGCCACAGCTGCCCTCCACAGAGCGGCACTGCACCATGCGCAGGAATGTCTCGACCTTGTCCATGTCCTTCCTGAAGCAGTGGAGCAGCCCGTAGTTCTTGAGCAGTGCGTCATGGTTGTGCGAGTTTGTGTCAAACTTGCTGTAGGTCTGCTTGAGGATCTGCCCAGTCCGGCGGCTGCCGTCTTCCAGCCTCTGCAaagtgaaggaagagaaggagagaccAAGTGCTTGGGCACtgttccctccctctctcattcatccattttcctccctccccttcagGGTGTAGAGAAGGGCCTGGAGGATTCACCAGGCGAAATGAAGAATAAGGTGAGTTCTCTTGGGTCAGTGCCTTACTGCTAAAAAGAGGGCAGCAGTATTTCTCTCCCCCAGCCCTCGAAGCCAGTGGGGTTCCAGGATTGGCGACCCCTGGCGCCACCCTCACCCGCATCAGTGTTTGGATGCCTTCCTCTAGGTCCTTTAGGAGGTGATAGTCATCGCTGTCCGAGGTGTCATACACCAAGTTGTTGGCGAACATACTCCTGAGGAACCGCACAGGCTCCAGCCACGACTCGATGAGCAGCAGGGAGATGCGGAGCAGCTCTAGATTCTGCAGGGGAAGGACCGGCAGTGGCTGTGCTGCCCGGGAGCTCTGACCACAGGTCTCCCCCATCCCCGCCTAGGGGAGACGGCATCCACTCATGGATTTATGTTGCGTTTCCTCCATGTTGGAGGGTGTCGGAATAGAGTCTGAGAAGCAGAAGGAGGTCTGGGAGTCATGCAGGAATGAATACTTCTGGTCCTTTGGGATATAGGCTTCTTCCTAGGAGAAGGACCCCCCACCAAGAAGGACCGTTGGTTTCTATGCTGGAGACCAGCTCCCATTGTTACTTTTCTGGGAATCTGGCTCAGCCTATGCTCATCTGCCTGCATTTTCGCTTCAGAAAACAACCCTGAGCTCCTTAGTCTCCTCCCATTACTTCCCCAGTGGGGGAAAGTCACCCCTTCTTGCCACCCCTGACCCCCACCCATTCCCCAAGAACTTACAAACTCCTGGTAGGTGTCAATGGCCAGCTGGTGCGCGCGATGGGCTTGGAGCATAGCGTGGTCAAAAAGCCTGGATAACGGAACGGTTTGGACGGCACCAGCCTCTTGAAGCCAGGGCAGGCAGAGCAGGGCAAAAGCCAGGAGCAGGGATGTCCGGGAGCCTGGGGAGAAACCGGAGGGCAATGGAGGGAGCCAGAGAGGAAGAGGCCAGCGCTCTCCCTGCTCCAggagctgtttgtttttttctctctctccatccctccagAGACCAGGAACATTCAGAGATTGGCCAAATATCTGGCCTTAGATGGTGATACTCACATTCATAAGCCCCAAACCTGAGGGTTAGTGCCCCCGTCCCATCTACAGGGTGCTGTGTCTCCCCTCAGGACACGTTGTGCCCAAAGGGATTTTAGGGGCACTTACCTGGAGCCATTGCAGCTAGGTGAGCTGTCCACAGGACCCTGAGTGGTTCGGGGAGTTGGGCCTTGGGATCCTAGAGCCGGTCTCTTGTGGGCCCTTTTTATACCCTGGCCAGTTCTCTCTCCGTGCTTGACCCCACCTGTTTCTGTGTACATTTATGCATGGGGCCACTGACCGGCTTGTGCTAATGGATAATTTGGAAGCTCCTCCCACACATGCTGGGATCATGCCCCCTGGCTTGTTGTCTTTCCCTTCTCACCATCACCAGTGTTGTAAGGATTGTGCACAGAGTGTCAGCCACAGACTCCACCCAACTTGTCCTCTCTTTAAGGGTCAGGTGGGTGCCCTCTGGCTGCAGGCCATGTTGGTCAACCTGAATGCGGGGAAGGCTGTCAGGATAGCCAGTCCTTGAGACCCCTACCGACCCCATTCCACTCTCTATCctattcctttcctcctccccgcGTGTTTAACTTCCACCCACCAGACAGAATGTGTGTGTTGGGAAAAGAGGCCAAGCACAGCCAATAGATTGTGGGGGTTCTGAGCACCATTGAGTCCTGAATTCCACTTTTGCTGATGACTCCTGGGCCCACCTGAGTCAGCTGGATGCAGTGCTAACACTGACCACTAGAGAGAACCAACCCCACACATTGCTCTCCCCTTTCCCTGAACCTTGGGGCGGAGGCGGTGGGGCTCCCCCAGGTCACTGGGGACGAAGAACCCAGACTCAAGATATTGCCTCAGCTCCTTGGACCTCTAGCAGAGATACAAACCAAGAAACAGAAATCCCGGGAACAGATACGGACCACAAGCGCTTCCTCCCACAGCCCTGAAACCATCAGAGAATCTCAAGGTTGGAAGAGCTCTTGAAGATTTGAGTctcaggggaacatcacactctggggactgttgtggggttgggggaggggggagggatagctttaggagatatacctaatgctaaatgacaagttaatgggtgcagcacaccagcatggcacaggtatacacatgtaactaacctgcacattgtgcacatgtaccctaaaacttaaagtaaaataataataataattaaaaaaaaaagaagatttgagTTTGTTCCCCAGCTTTGGAACTCAGAACACATCATGCCCAAAGAGGCCGTATCCAGCCATGGAAGCCTGTCCTCTTttgtctcttcctcctttccagaCCTGTGTAGAGCTTATCCAGTTGTCAAAGGCCTGCCTGTGCATTCTCACGTCTGACCTGCCACTTATCTTGTGTAGGAGCTATGACTatcatcccatttcacagatcaggagactgaggctcagagagactgaCTGCATGAGCTACCTCAGCCAGGGCAGCAGATCTCCACAACCTTGCTCTTCCCACATTGCATCATTTAAAGTCCTTtctccaggccgggcacggtggctcatgcctgtaatcccagcactttggaagactgaggtgggtggatcacttgaggtcagttcaaggccagactagccaacatggcaaaact contains the following coding sequences:
- the PL-D gene encoding LOW QUALITY PROTEIN: placental lactogen PL-D (The sequence of the model RefSeq protein was modified relative to this genomic sequence to represent the inferred CDS: substituted 1 base at 1 genomic stop codon) — its product is MAPGSRTSLLLAFALLCLPWLQEAGAVQTVPLSRLFDHAMLQAHRAHQLAIDTYQEFEEAYIPKDQKYSFLHDSQTSFCFSDSIPTPSNMEETQHKSMSGCRLPXAGMGETCGQSSRAAQPLPVLPLQNLELLRISLLLIESWLEPVRFLRSMFANNLVYDTSDSDDYHLLKDLEEGIQTLMRRLEDGSRRTGQILKQTYSKFDTNSHNHDALLKNYGLLHCFRKDMDKVETFLRMVQCRSVEGSCGF